From Spirosoma agri, one genomic window encodes:
- a CDS encoding glycosyltransferase family 2 protein: MIATKLPKVSIVTPSYNQGQFIEATIQSVLGQTYKNIEYILVDGKSTDETMAVVDRYRDKIDIVIHEKDRGQSDAINKGFRAATGDLVGWINSDDLLHADCVEQIVRLYQQHQDGSIYYGSRVDWIDGKGNFIETRQVTISGKSQLLTSNYDVMQPGSFYPTELIQRVGYVDESIHYCMDLDLWLRLLNHGPIYYYSDKSSACYRRWEATKTSTGGHLFLRDIRQVLRKHGATPYSKATLKTRYRAFKSIVKATLSQ; the protein is encoded by the coding sequence ATGATCGCTACCAAGCTGCCCAAAGTATCTATTGTTACACCATCGTATAATCAGGGTCAGTTTATCGAAGCAACCATTCAATCGGTTCTTGGTCAAACGTATAAGAACATCGAATACATCCTTGTCGACGGCAAGTCTACCGACGAAACAATGGCTGTGGTCGATCGGTATCGTGATAAAATCGACATCGTTATCCACGAGAAAGACCGGGGCCAGTCCGATGCGATCAACAAGGGGTTTCGGGCGGCTACCGGCGATCTGGTGGGCTGGATCAATTCCGATGATTTGCTTCACGCTGATTGTGTCGAGCAGATTGTCCGGCTCTATCAACAGCATCAGGACGGTTCTATTTACTACGGCAGCCGGGTAGACTGGATCGACGGGAAGGGCAATTTCATCGAAACCCGGCAAGTGACCATATCCGGCAAATCGCAACTGCTGACCAGCAATTATGATGTCATGCAACCCGGCTCCTTTTACCCGACCGAGCTCATTCAACGCGTGGGGTACGTAGACGAGTCGATTCATTATTGCATGGATCTGGACCTGTGGCTGCGTTTGCTCAACCATGGACCCATTTATTACTACTCCGATAAATCATCGGCCTGTTACCGTCGGTGGGAAGCGACAAAAACCAGCACGGGGGGGCATCTGTTCCTACGCGACATTCGTCAGGTTTTGCGCAAACACGGAGCAACTCCCTACTCCAAAGCAACGCTGAAAACTCGTTACCGGGCTTTCAAAAGTATCGTTAAGGCAACGCTGTCACAATAA